From Arachis hypogaea cultivar Tifrunner chromosome 3, arahy.Tifrunner.gnm2.J5K5, whole genome shotgun sequence:
TTATAAGTaggataaacaaacaaaaaaataaatttataccaTACCTAGCTTAGCATAATATGAAGTTATAATTTGATAACTAATGTCCCTTAAGTTTCAGTTACTTCAATCTGTTCCCATACAGCACATGCATTGCTAGAGATGCCAAAATCTATATATGGATCCAGTAAATGGCCACTAGTTTTGGTGGTATGATAAGAAGTAAGTCTCCAATTCAACCACAAAATCCCTAGATAGTTAAGTTGACTCTTCCAATATACAATAAACGTCTGAGTCTCCTAATCCATGATGGATTCTAAAACCATAAAAGGGTAAATTGTTAAAGGAGACGTGGATACCTCATTAAAGGAGACGCTATGACAAGATCAATCTTGTTTATGAGACCGGAGGAGTGAACATGATTTCGCAAATTGTCAACCTGCAAAAACAGAAATCATTACAGTgacaagaagaagaggaagaagaagaagaagaagagagtaaAAGCTTGATAGCGAGTTGGGGGGGATTTACAAAACCTGTTGCCAGCCCAAGTGGTTGAGATGAGCATCAAAGTAATCGGGGTTCATGTAAGCCTTGTAGTTCTTGTCTCCCTCGACATTGTGGATCCCCTGCGCATGCCTGACCTGGCTGGATCAACACTCTAATTAAGTTCCCGAAAACAatgtaagagagagagagagagagagagagagagagagagagagagagagagagagagtaaccaACCAGGTGAATGGTTTTGCAGCGATGAAGCGGGAACAGAGTTGGAGCAGCAGCGCCACCATCCATGGTCAAGCAGATCGAGAGGTGAGGGAATATCTACGCTATCTTAGCCACCTGATTAATAATTATATCTGCTTCCGtcacttctcttcttttcttttttattaatgttaattttaatatcttgatataaattatttttgcccAACTTTATTGTCAAAACTTTATCCACTTAACAAAAATAAGCTTaagctttcctttttcttttccaaagtaattaataattatgGTTTTTTATCAGAATAAACAATTATAATTGACCTTTAATCGATGGTCTTGATCTCTCCTTCTCTCGTCGGAGAAGCAGTGGAGAGCAATGAGAGCAATGTCAGCGAAGCTACCATCACCACTCTTCCCATGGCTCATCTTCATAACACTCGCATCCCTCTATTTCCTCTCTTCTTTCATCTCCCTCAACAccccttcttcctcttcctcttcttcttccacttCCCAATCACTCTCAATCCCACACTGTGATCTCTCCAAAGGTCGCTGGCACTTCGATCCAAACCGCAAACCTCTCTACGACGACACCTGCCCCTTCCACCGAAACGCATGGAACTGCATCAGAAACCAGCGCCAAAATCTCACCTTCATCAACTCCTGGACCTGGCGCCCACACCGCTGCGATTTGCCTCGGATCGACCCGCTTCGCTTCCTCACTAAGATGAGGAATCGGAATGTTGGCTTTGTTGGCGACTCCCTCAATGAGAATTTCTTGGTTTCTTTCCTCTGCATTCTCAGGGTCGCTGATGAGAGTgctaagaagtggaaaaagaagGGTGCTTGGAGGGGTGCTTATTTTCCCAAGTTCAATGTCACCGTAGGGTATCATCGTACTGTTTTGCTCTCCAAATACCAGTAAGTTTGTTATCATTAATCAAGCACTTTCCGTGTTCTTTGTTTGATTCTCAGTATTGCAAAGGAGTTAactttttttcgaaatttaaattttattttcttggggaTCACTGCTAGAGCTTTGATGAAGCATTTTTGTTAATGTT
This genomic window contains:
- the LOC112791330 gene encoding protein trichome birefringence-like 12 isoform X2 produces the protein MRAMSAKLPSPLFPWLIFITLASLYFLSSFISLNTPSSSSSSSSTSQSLSIPHCDLSKGRWHFDPNRKPLYDDTCPFHRNAWNCIRNQRQNLTFINSWTWRPHRCDLPRIDPLRFLTKMRNRNVGFVGDSLNENFLVSFLCILRVADESAKKWKKKGAWRGAYFPKFNVTVGYHRTVLLSKYQWQPKQSEAGVGDAPQGIYRVDVDVPSDDWAKIAGFYDVLVFNTGHWWNFDKFPKEKPLVFYKAGQPIVPPPAMLDGLKVVLDNMIAYIEKEFPRDTLKFWRLQSPRHFYGGDWNQNGSCLFNKPLEENEEQWS